Sequence from the Caldisericia bacterium genome:
AATATAAAGGAAAGAAGATTTCAATTATTGGAATTGGTGGAACAAAAAGATCAGGTTTCTATACAGCACTTCTTTTAAAAAAAGAAGGAGCAGAGGTATTTGTTAGTGAGATTAAAAAAGAGGTAGAATTTCAAAAAGAGATAGAGGAGTTTGATAAACTTGGAATAAAGTATGAATTTGGAGTAAATAGTGAAAAGATACTTGATGGAGATATTATCGTACTTTGTCCTGGAGTTCCAAGAGAACACCAAATAGTTCAAAAAGCAAAAAGTTTAGGAAAGATCATTACAGGTGAGTTAGAACTCTCTTTTGAATTTATAAATGGTGATGTAGTTGGAATAACTGGTACTTCTGGAAAAAGTACAACAACTGCTTTAACTTATGAATTGATAAAAAGAAGTGGAGTTAAAACTCATCTTGGCGGAAATATTGGAATTCCACTTTCCTCACTTGTAATAAATGAAAGAGAGGGAATTTTTGTTCTTGAAATTTCTGCTTTTCAACTTGAAACAATAAAAAAATTTAGACCAAAAATTGGAGTTTTTTTAAACTTTCATGAGGATCATCTTGATAGATACAAAAATTTGGGTGAATACTTTTTATTTAAAAAAAGAATTTTTGAAAATCAACTTAAAACAGATTATGCAATTTTAAATTATGATGATGAAAAAATAAGAGATTTAAGTAAAGAGATAAATAGTAAGGTTTTATATTTTTCAATGAAAAAAGATGTTGAGGGTATTTTTTATGAGAAAGGAAAAATATTTTTAAATTTAGATGGTAATAAAGAGTATGTTATAGATAGAGAAGAAATATCACTAATTGGTGATTTTAACACAAATAATATAATGGCTGCCACTCTTGCTTCTTATCTTGTTACAAAAGATCTTAATTCAATAAGAGAAGGTTTAAAAGAGTTTAAGGCTCTTCCTCATAGATTAGAGTTTGTTACAGAAATTAATGGAGTAAAGTTCATAAATGATTCAAAATCAACGAAGCCAGAATCAAGTAAACTTGCTATTTCTTCTTTCCCCCCAAAAAAGATAATTATTATTCTCGGTGGTAGTAGTAAAAAGAGTGATTTTAGAGAACTTTGTGAATTAGTAAAAGAAAGAGCAAAATTTGCTGTTTGTATTGGTGTGACAAAAGATGAATTTGTAAAAATTTTCAATGAGATTGATTTTAAAGATTATGTAATTGCTGATGACCTTAAAGAAGCAATAAGAGTTTCTTATTCAAAAGCTGAGAGAGGAGACATAATTCTTCTTTCACCTGCATGTGCAAGTTTTGATATGTTTAT
This genomic interval carries:
- the murD gene encoding UDP-N-acetylmuramoyl-L-alanine--D-glutamate ligase, which produces MKYKGKKISIIGIGGTKRSGFYTALLLKKEGAEVFVSEIKKEVEFQKEIEEFDKLGIKYEFGVNSEKILDGDIIVLCPGVPREHQIVQKAKSLGKIITGELELSFEFINGDVVGITGTSGKSTTTALTYELIKRSGVKTHLGGNIGIPLSSLVINEREGIFVLEISAFQLETIKKFRPKIGVFLNFHEDHLDRYKNLGEYFLFKKRIFENQLKTDYAILNYDDEKIRDLSKEINSKVLYFSMKKDVEGIFYEKGKIFLNLDGNKEYVIDREEISLIGDFNTNNIMAATLASYLVTKDLNSIREGLKEFKALPHRLEFVTEINGVKFINDSKSTKPESSKLAISSFPPKKIIIILGGSSKKSDFRELCELVKERAKFAVCIGVTKDEFVKIFNEIDFKDYVIADDLKEAIRVSYSKAERGDIILLSPACASFDMFIDFEDRGEKFKGYVLELKNEKEV